From the genome of Populus trichocarpa isolate Nisqually-1 chromosome 15, P.trichocarpa_v4.1, whole genome shotgun sequence, one region includes:
- the LOC7463143 gene encoding 11-beta-hydroxysteroid dehydrogenase-like 4A, with protein MDLIHKVLNIVLPPITLILLLLFFPYFLVSKFISRIKRSINSEKVAGKVVLITGASSGIGEYLAYEYARRGACLALSARREERLRAVADKARELGSPDVIVIATDISKVEDCERFVNEAMNHFGKLDHLVNNAGVAQIDMFEDCKQISDFATIMNTNFWGSVYASHFAIPHLRKSKGRIVGISSIAGWCSVPRMSFYSASKAAITSFYETLRAEFGSDIRITIVTPGLVESEMTQGDFLSKGQMDFVLAESTERCAKAIVDSACRGDRYLVEPSWARITFLMKVLCPEVLEWWFHRILVAKSSKKSN; from the exons ATGGATTTGATTCACAAGGTCCTGAACATTGTACTTCCTCCTATAACATTGATTCTGCTACTTCTCTTCTTTCCGTATTTTCTTGTTTCCAAGTTTATAAGTCGCATAAAAAGATCAATAAATAGCGAAAAGGTGGCAGGAAAAGTAGTTCTAATCACCGGTGCATCTTCAGGCATTGGCGAG TATCTTGCATACGAGTATGCTAGGAGAGGAGCCTGTTTAGCCCTCTCTGCTAGAAGAGAGGAGCGTCTTCGAGCAGTAGCTGATAAGGCCCGGGAGCTGGGGTCACCGGATGTTATAGTCATCGCCACTGACATTTCGAAGGTTGAAGACTGTGAGCGGTTTGTTAATGAGGCAATGAATCATTTTGGCAAGT TGGATCATCTGGTGAACAATGCTGGTGTTGCTCAAATTGACATGTTTGAGGATTGCAAGCAAATATCAGATTTTGCAACAATTatg AACACAAATTTCTGGGGTTCCGTATACGCCTCCCATTTCGCTATTCCACACCTAAGAAAAAGTAAAGGGAGGATTGTAGGGATTTCTTCAATTGCTGGATGGTGCTCAGTGCCTAGGATGAGCTTCTATTCT GCAAGCAAAGCAGCCATAACAAGTTTTTATGAGACACTACGTGCTGAATTTGGTTCGGATATTAGAATAACAATCGTCACTCCTGGTTTAGTTGAGTCAGAAATGACCCAAGGCGATTTTTTATCAAAG ggtCAAATGGACTTTGTTCTGGCCGAGTCGACCGAAAGGTGTGCTAAAGCAATCGTGGACAGTGCTTGTCGAGGAGACAGGTACTTGGTAGAGCCGTCTTGGGCAAGGATTACGTTTCTGATGAAAGTCCTTTGCCCTGAAGTGCTGGAGTGGTGGTTCCACAGGATATTGGTTGCTAAGAGTTCCAAGAAGAGCAACTAG
- the LOC7463145 gene encoding recQ-mediated genome instability protein 1 produces the protein MTRRRLRLSSYSDDDDDEEEQQNHQQDYQMESHQLPNPNPNLPEQPVPLPISSDDAEFADASDNLTPPSPPYPPSVAPPISGCPIGDFLLRTGLSLKREWLDSCLRQIDNSLDIVSKAKICFGQFLISDMNHCGAGVLPPNVDSMHLADLPGPFVLQVDEIVNISCPLKGRYQDANAGVKRCLKLSMTDGVQRVFGMEYRSIKDLKVLAPPGFKVAICNVHIRRGLLMLVPEALAILGGVVEELDAARQRLADEINKPPRGRRSRTGEVPPLATRATQAAWAPNGVNIPSSTNNSGNVPGHTNTSADDLQNTNGSGNALGRTNSSVKVVQHTDRSTLRVATPFQEDGRGANLVVSGTDTSQRTVEECAVPMSAETTMCNLSSSIVSDVGEMHINSPISGVNSVSNQHSNGTLEQEDVCMIDEFEHPLILSRDREIPFTYLASLSAKWAAMKEKEPSVRGKIKCFLTGVKGFQYKQRTTYELQVYVDDGSLISEILIDHNVVLKGIGCSPVEVTTALSSSDKKRAGEMKETLRQFQMFLVNFEGTMLIEINGASKLPVALEMNQGCPPSDAWLLMRRLKSFSSSLTPQHSSMGPIDISP, from the exons ATGACAAGACGACGCCTCAGACTCAGCTCTTACtccgacgacgacgacgacgaagaAGAACAGCAAAACCACCAACAAGATTATCAAATGGAATCTCACCAATTaccaaaccctaaccctaacctcCCTGAACAACCAGTGCCACTTCCAATCTCCTCCGACGATGCTGAATTCGCCGACGCCTCCGATAACCTCACTCCACCGTCTCCTCCGTATCCTCCGTCGGTGGCTCCACCCATATCCGGTTGTCCTATTGGGGATTTTCTACTGAGAACGGGACTTAGTTTAAAAAGAGAGTGGCTTGATTCCTGTCTTCGCCAAATTGACAACTCGCTTGACATAGTGTCAAAGGCTAAGATTTGCTTCGGTCAGTTTTTGATTTCAGATATGAATCACTGCGGTGCTGGTGTGCTTCCTCCAAATGTGGACTCTATGCACCTTGCTGATCTCCCCGGACCGTTTGTGTTGCAG gtggaTGAGATTGTTAACATTAGTTGTCCACTTAAAGGAAGGTATCAGGATGCGAATGCGGGAGTGAAGAGGTGCCTTAAGCTGTCTATGACGGATGGTGTCCAACGTGTTTTTGGCATGGAATATAGGTCTATTAAGGATCTTAAAGTTTTAGCTCCTCCAGGATTCAag GTTGCTATCTGTAATGTACATATACGGCGTGGGCTTTTAATGTTGGTTCCTGAAGCTTTAGCAATTTTAGGAGGAGTGGTTGAAGAGTTGGATGCAGCACGTCAACGTCTTGCTGATGAGATAAATAAACCACCAAGGGGAAGAAG ATCAAGGACTGGAGAGGTTCCTCCTTTAGCAACTAGAGCAACTCAGGCTGCATGGGCCCCTAATGGAGTCAATATTCCCAGTAGCACCAATAACTCAGGTAATGTTCCTGGGCATACAAATACCTCAGCGGATGATCTTCAGAACACCAATGGTTCTGGTAATGCCCTGGGACGCACCAATAGTTCTGTCAAAGTTGTTCAACATACTGATAGATCCACATTACGAGTTGCAACTCCCTTTCAGGAAGATGGACGAG GTGCCAATTTGGTTGTATCTGGCACTGATACTAGTCAAAGGACTGTGGAAGAATGTGCTGTTCCAATGAGTGCAGAAACCACTATGTGTAATCTATCATCTAGTATTGTTTCCGATGTTGGGGAGATGCATATCAATTCTCCTATAAGTGGGGTGAATTCTGTGTCTAACCAACACTCTAATGGTACTTTGGAGCAAGAGGATGTCTGCATGATTGATGAATTTGAACACCCCCTCATATTATCTAGAGACCGAGAAATCCCATTCACATACTTGGCTAGTTTGTCAGCTAAATGGGCAGCAATGAAGGAGAAAGAACCTTCTGTTAGAGGAAAGATCAAG TGCTTCTTGACTGGTGTAAAGGGATTCCAATATAAGCAGAGGACGACATATGAGCTTCAGGTTTATGTTGATGATGGCAGCCTCATTTCTGAGATCCTAATTGATCACAAT GTAGTGCTGAAAGGAATAGGTTGTTCTCCTGTGGAGGTTACCACTGCTCTTTCTTCGTCAGATAAAAAGAGAGCTGGTGAAATGAAGGAGACCCTGAGACAGTTTCAGATGTTCTTAGTGAATTTTGAG GGAACAATGCTCATAGAGATAAATGGAGCCTCTAAACTTCCTGTTGCTCTTGAGATGAACCAAGGCTGTCCTCCTTCTGATGCATGGTTGCTTATGAGAAGACTGAagtccttttcttcttccctaACACCACAGCATTCCTCCATGGGACCTATTGATATATCACCGTAA
- the LOC7454739 gene encoding ACT domain-containing protein ACR4 — protein MDYHDDDAYAKLLRRVNSPRVVVDNDACEHATVIQVDTVKRQGALLEVVQVLTDLNLVMTKAYMSSDGVWFMNVFYVTDDHGNKIRDEDIVNCIEKALETDACMVKSTGKMLPSKEHTLIELTGTDRPGLLSEVCAVLTDLRCNVVNAEIWAHNGRAAAVIHIADQSTGTAIEDPRKLSLIKELLYNVLKGHGDFRTPIVSISSPGEIHIGRRLHQMMFAARDFERPGSENDNSVRPYVTVFDCPDRDYTVVTATSIDRPKLVFDTVCTLTDMQYLVFHGTVITDSKKAYQEYYIRHVDGFPTSSEAERQRVIECIQAAIERRASEGLPLELFTDDHFGLLSYITRILRENGLWPKSAEISTRNGKAKHSYIVTDVSGNPVDPKTILLIHQQMGQTVLQVKGNLSMPPKFRETPRSFLFGALFRCPSFQNFGLN, from the exons ATGGATTACCATGATGATGATGCATATGCTAAACTTTTAAGGAGAGTGAACTCTCCAAG AGTTGTGGTTGACAATGATGCCTGTGAGCATGCAACAGTCATTCAG gtGGATACTGTCAAAAGGCAAGGTGCTCTACTTGAAGTTGTTCAAGTTCTCACAGACCTAAACCTTGTAATGACAAAAGCATACATGTCTTCTGATGGAGTGTGGTTCATGAACg tGTTTTATGTGACTGATGACCATGGAAACAAAATCAGAGATGAAGACATCGTCAATTGCATAGAGAAG GCTCTTGAGACTGATGCTTGCATGGTTAAGTCAACGGGGAAGATGCTGCCTTCTAAAGAGCACACATTAATAGAACTGACCGGCACTGACCGGCCTGGTTTGTTGTCAGAAGTATGTGCCGTGCTGACCGACCTGAGGTGCAATGTTGTCAATGCGGAGATTTGGGCACACAATGGTAGAGCAGCAGCAGTCATTCACATTGCAGACCAGTCAACTGGAACTGCAATCGAAGACCCAAGGAAGCTTTCCTTGATAAAGGAACTTCTTTATAATGTCCTAAAAGGTCATGGCGATTTTAGGACACCAATAGTTTCCATTTCTTCCCCTGGGGAAATACATATAGGGAGAAGGTTGCACCAGATGATGTTTGCTGCTAGGGACTTTGAAAGGCCTGGCAGCGAGAACGACAACAGTGTAAGGCCCTACGTGACTGTGTTCGACTGTCCTGATAGAGATTACACTGTTGTTACAGCAACATCCATCGACCGGCCAAAGTTAGTGTTTGATACCGTGTGCACTCTAACAGACATGCAGTATCTGGTGTTCCATGGCACAGTCATCACAGATAGCAAGAAAGCTTATCAG GAATACTATATCAGACATGTGGATGGATTCCCTACAAGCTCAGAAGCTGAGCGACAACGTGTCATAGAATGTATTCAGGCAGCCATTGAAAGGCGAGCATCAGAG GGTCTACCACTAGAGCTATTCACAGATGACCATTTTGGACTTCTCTCTTATATTACAAGGATACTTCGTGAAAACGGTTTGTGGCCCAAAAGTGCAGAAATCTCGACAAGGAATGGGAAAGCAAAACATAGTTATATTGTCACAGATGTGTCTGGTAACCCTGTTGACCCCAAAACTATCCTTCTGATTCACCAGCAAATGGGACAAACCGTGTTACAGGTGAAGGGGAATTTGAGCATGCCACCGAAATTTCGGGAGACACCAAGAAGTTTCCTCTTTGGGGCCCTTTTCAGATGCCCAAGTTTCCAGAATTTTGGACTCAACTAA
- the LOC7456341 gene encoding SWI/SNF complex subunit SWI3A yields the protein MSKIMEPTTHSDPNLNPIRPNEPELDLYTIPSYSSWFSWHDIHETERVALREFFDGSSITRTPKIYKEYRDFIINKYREDPSRRLTFTEIRKSLVGDVSLLNKVFLFLNNWGLINFSCEKNEEIGSGSGNVDVRVEDGAPNGVRIVEMPDKLKPISVGSVQSSAEGSGGGGSGTGLKLPPLASYSDVFGELVGKKKEVVCGNCGGSCDSGQYEYSKGDYLICQKCFNDGTYGENKSKDDFKLKDSAENNGSNAAVWTEEETLRLLESVSRHGNDWDLVAQNVKTKTKLDCISKLIELPFGDLILSSTYGKGNSSGQIGSTNNSKQVPAAPSEHQDDTKHEDQLHEQMNANEEKGDVMDDGPLLKRRRITSVSDAGGSLMKQVALISTMVGPDITAAAAEAAVAALCDETACPREIFDGEEDFPSNGFSSPSFHSKSKRVDEVDASEVKQTPTQSVNEEASAWQNDIPLSLRLRAAVATTLGAAAAHAKLLADQEDREVENLMATIVETQLKKLHHKIKHFDDLELIMEKEYAELDELTESLTEERIDVLQRAIRAGISKSRDHAPIKFHMSNVV from the exons ATGTCCAAAATTATGGAGCCAACAACACACTCCGACCCGAATCTAAACCCGATCCGACCAAACGAACCAGAGCTCGACCTCTACACCATCCCCAGCTATTCCA GTTGGTTTTCATGGCATGATATTCACGAGACAGAGAGAGTCGCTTTAAGAGAATTCTTCGATGGGAGCTCAATAACGAGAACTCCAAAAATCTACAAAGAATACAGAGACTTTATAATCAACAAGTACCGTGAAGATCCTTCTAGAAGGTTAACATTCACGGAGATTCGAAAGTCACTGGTTGGTGACGTTAGTTTGTTGAATAaagtttttctgtttttgaataattggggattgattaattttagttGTGAAAAGAATGAGGAAATTGGTTCGGGTTCGGGTAATGTTGATGTTCGGGTTGAAGATGGGGCTCCGAACGGAGTTCGGATTGTGGAGATGCCTGATAAGTTGAAACCAATTTCGGTGGGGTCGGTGCAAAGTAGCGCAGAgggtagtggtggtggtgggagTGGGACTGGGTTGAAGTTGCCGCCTTTGGCGTCCTATTCGGATGTTTTTGGCGAGTTAGTCgggaagaagaaagaggttGTTTGTGGAAATTGTGGTGGAAGTTGTGATTCCGGCCAATACGAGTATAGTAAG GGTGATTACTTAATCTGTCAAAAATGCTTTAATGATGGAACTTATGGCGAGAACAAGTCTAAGGATGATTTCAAGCTTAAGGATAGTGCTGAAAACAATGGTAGCAATGCAGCTGTGTGGACTGAGGAGGAGACTTTGCGTCTTTTAGAATCTGTTTCGAGGCATGGGAATGACTGGGACCTGGTTGCTCAAAATGTTAAAACCAAGACTAAACTTGATTGTATTTCTAAGCTCATTGAGCTGCCATTTGGGGATCTTATATTGAGTTCTACATATGGAAAGGGCAATTCTAGTGGACAGATTGGGAGCACAAACAACTCAAAACAAGTTCCTGCAGCTCCATCTGAGCATCAAGATGACACCAAACATGAAGATCAATTGCATGAGCAGATGAATGCAAATGAGGAGAAGGGAGATGTCATGGATGATGGCCCCCTTTTGAAAAGAAGACGCATCACTTCTGTTTCAGATGCTGGTGGCTCTCTGATGAAACAG gTAGCTCTCATCTCAACCATGGTTGGCCCAGATATCACAGCTGCTGCAGCTGAGGCTGCTGTTGCAGCACTTTGTGATGAAACTGCATGTCCAAGAGAGATATTTGATGGTGAGGAGGATTTTCCATCTAATGGGTTTTCTTCTCCCTCCTTCCATTCCAAGTCTAAGAg AGTTGACGAGGTTGATGCCTCAGAGGTGAAGCAAACACCCACTCAGTCAG TAAACGAGGAGGCATCTGCATGGCAGAATGACATTCCTCTATCTTTGCGTCTTAGAGCTGCTGTTGCAACAACTCTTGGGGCAGCTGCTGCTCATGCTAAATTACTGGCAGATCAGGAAGACCGAGAAGTTGAGAATTTAATGGCAACCATAGTTGAGACACAG TTGAAGAAACTGCACCACAAAATCAAGCACTTTGATGATCTGGAGCTGATAATGGAGAAGGAATACGCTGAATTAGATGAACTAACAGAGTCCTTGACCGAGGAGCGGATTGATGTCTTGCAAAGGGCAATTCGTGCAGGCATATCTAAATCAAGGGATCATGCTCCCATAAAATTTCACATGTCAAATGTAGTTTGA
- the LOC7454740 gene encoding chitinase 2 yields the protein MEFSILLLITTLVVLQAIFPSHASIQAAPANSNLFREYIGAESNNVRFTDVPISPDVEFHFILSFAIDHDTSNSPSSTNGKFNIFWDSDNLSPSQVSSIKNRHSNVKVALSLGGDRVENGYAYFNPPSVNSWVSNAVSSLTRIIKQYNLDGIDIDYEHFQADPETFAECTGQLIAALKRNGVISFASIAPFDDDQVQNHYLALWRKYGHQIDYVNFQFYAYDQGTSESQFLDYFKTQTSKYIGGKVLVSFISDGSGGLSPSDGFFTACSKLKSQKQLQGIFVWSADDSKAEGFRYEKQSQALLAIHH from the coding sequence ATGGAGTTTTCAATATTGTTGCTCATCACCACCCTTGTTGTTCTCCAAGCTATTTTCCCCTCTCATGCATCAATCCAAGCAGCCCCTGCAAACTCAAACCTCTTCCGTGAATACATTGGAGCCGAGTCCAATAATGTCAGATTCACCGACGTTCCTATCAGCCCAGATGTTGAATTCCATTTCATCCTTTCTTTTGCCATAGACCATGACACCTCGAATTCTCCTTCGTCCACCAATGGAAAATTCAACATCTTTTGGGACTCCGATAATCTAAGCCCTTCTCAGGTTTCTTCTATCAAGAACCGCCATTCCAATGTCAAAGTTGCCTTGAGTCTTGGAGGGGATAGAGTAGAGAATGGCTATGCTTACTTTAATCCTCCCTCGGTTAATTCATGGGTATCTAATGCTGTTTCTTCACTCACACGGATCATTAAGCAGTATAATTTGGATGGGATTGATATTGATTACGAGCACTTTCAAGCTGATCCTGAGACATTTGCAGAGTGCACAGGACAACTCATTGCAGCCCTTAAGAGGAATGGGGTCATCTCATTTGCCTCTATAGCTCCTTTCGATGATGACCAAGTTCAAAACCATTACCTGGCCTTATGGAGGAAATATGGGCATCAAATAGACTACGTCAACTTCCAATTTTATGCATATGATCAGGGTACCTCAGAATCCCAGTTTCTGGATTACTTCAAAACCCAGACTTCTAAATACATTGGTGGTAAAGTCTTGGTGAGCTTTATCAGTGATGGAAGCGGCGGGCTATCTCCATCAGATGGCTTCTTTACAGCCTGCAGTAAGCTTAAGAGTCAGAAGCAACTCCAAGGGATTTTCGTTTGGTCAGCAGATGACTCTAAGGCCGAGGGTTTCCGCTACGAAAAGCAGTCGCAAGCCCTACTAGCAATTCATCACTAG
- the LOC7456618 gene encoding chitinase 2, with translation MGFRKALLITSILILFFTTGNAANSKLFREYIGAMSSSIKLSDVPVSSNVEFHFIIAFAIDYTGLENPSPTNGKFNAFWASSHVTPEEIASVKDKHSNVKVAVSLGGDSVGSKKAFFAPKSIDSWVQNAISSLTSMIKQYNLDGIDIDYEHFKSDPHTFAECVGRLITTLKKSRTISFASIAPYDDGEVQSHYLALWKKYGHAIDHVNFQFYAYEKSSVSQFVKHFDEQASNYGGGQILASFSTDDESEGGLDPDGGFFEACKELQGKEKLGGIFIWSADNSKKHGFEGEKNSQHLLAA, from the exons ATGGGATTCCGCAAAGCCCTCTTGATCACCAGCATCCTGATCCTTTTCTTCACCACAGGCAATG CTGCCAACTCCAAGCTGTTTAGGGAGTACATTGGTGCCATGTCTAGCTCGATCAAGCTCTCTGACGTGCCTGTAAGTTCTAATGTCGAATTCCATTTCATCATTGCATTTGCAATCGACTACACAGGCCTTGAAAATCCATCACCAACCAATGGAAAGTTCAATGCTTTTTGGGCATCCAGCCATGTGACCCCGGAAGAAATTGCATCCGTAAAAGACAAGCATTCTAATGTCAAGGTTGCTGTTAGCTTGGGTGGAGATAGTGTTGGAAGCAAGAAGGCATTTTTCGCACCAAAATCTATAGATTCTTGGGTCCAAAATGCCATATCTTCACTAACCAGTATGATAAAACAATACAACTTGGATGGAATTGACATTGACTATGAGCACTTCAAGTCAGATCCTCATACATTTGCCGAGTGCGTAGGAAGGCTGATAACGACTCTAAAGAAAAGTAGGACCATATCATTTGCTTCAATTGCCCCTTACGATGACGGGGAGGTCCAAAGCCATTACTTGGCCCTGTGGAAAAAATATGGGCATGCAATTGATCATGtaaacttccaattttatgCCTACGAGAAATCAAGCGTGTCTCAGTTTGTCAAGCATTTTGATGAACAAGCCTCTAATTATGGAGGTGGTCAAATCTTGGCTAGCTTCAGCACTGATGATGAGAGTGAAGGGGGTCTGGATCCTGACGGTGGATTTTTTGAAGCTTGCAAGGAATTACAAGGCAAAGAAAAGTTGGGAGGTATTTTTATTTGGTCTGCTGATAATTCGAAGAAGCATGGATTTGAAGGCGAGAAAAATTCTCAACATCTTCTCGCTGCTTGA
- the LOC18105862 gene encoding DEK domain-containing chromatin-associated protein 1 — protein sequence MASETLEEKKPGQEAPPGEDSKPDAQKEQTESEGPKEGTENEAKEADNEEVKEVEKIEKEGAEKEESFGNEEKEEEAKEEEEVERKKTKRGSKKSSKDLTEKKEKEPVTPGSERPARERKMVERYSAPEPGRSATKPLSIEKGRGTPLKDIPNVAFKLSKRKPDDNLQMLHMILFGKKGKAYNLKKNIGQFSGYVWVENEDKQKAKVREKLDKCVKEKLMDFCDVLNVPINRSAVKKEELTVKILEFLESPHATTDVLLADKEQKGKKRKVSTGKNASPVEASTTPAKKQKQTPQSGQKRKRSSKDEEDDDEDKVESPVAKDDSEEDDENEAEKKEESDHEESKSEEEEDEPKEQTPPKKISKKSAKQSSAVKGAEKVTPSKKSTPAKPVKSPVKSTKNTSGSSSKRGAKDTDGSSSSVSKSKVSASKKLKVEKENPKDRSASSKDKVTGKKQSTKSPSKDTAKDQGKVKSNKRAKAEPTRQEMHAVVVNILKEVDFNTATLSDILRQLGTHFGIDLMHRKAEVKDIITDVINSMSDDEEEGEGEDAEDNAEGGDDADKDADEDDD from the exons ATGGCGAGTGAAACCCTAGAAGAGAAGAAACCAGGGCAGGAAGCTCCTCCTGGTGAGGATTCAAAACCAGATGCACAAAAGGAGCAAACTGAAAGCGAAGGACCGAAGGAGGGTACAGAGAATGAAGCGAAGGAGGCTGACAACGAGGAAGTGAAAGAAGTAGAGAAGATTGAGAAGGAGGGAGCTGAAAAGGAGGAGTCTTTTGGAAatgaggagaaagaagaagaagcgaaagaagaggaagaggtagagagaaagaaaactaaGCGAGGAAGCAAGAAATCGAGTAAAGATTTGActgagaagaaggagaaggagccGGTGACTCCAGGTAGTGAGAGGCCTGCCAGAGAGAGGAAGATGGTGGAAAGGTACTCTGCTCCTGAGCCTGGACGGTCAGCGACCAAGCCTTTGTCTATTGAAAAG GGACGAGGAACACCACTGAAGGATATTCCTAATG TGGCTTTCAAGTTGTCCAAGAGAAAACCTGATGACAATCTACAGATGCTTCATATGATTCTGTttggaaagaaaggaaag gcATACAATCTAAAGAAAAACATAGGCCAGTTTTCAGGCTATGTGTGGGTTGAGAATGAG GATAAGCAGAAAGCAAAAGTAAGGGAAAAGCTTGACAAGTGCGTCAAAGAGAAGTTGATGGATTTTTGTGATGTGCTCAATGTCCCTATAAATAGGTCTGCTGTGAAAAAG GAGGAACTCACTGTAAAAATATTGGAATTCTTGGAATCCCCTCATGCCACCACTGATGTTCTGCTTGCTGACAAGGAACAG AAAGGTAAGAAGCGTAAGGTCTCAACCGGAAAAAATGCAAGTCCTGTAGAAGCATCAACTACACCAGCAAAG aaacaaaaacaaacaccccAAAGTGGACAAAAGCGAAAGCGTTCATCCAAAGAtgaggaagatgatgatgaagataaagTTGAATCACCAGTTGCTAAAGATGATTCAGAAGAGGATGATGAAAATGAggcagaaaagaaagaagagagtgATCATGAGGAGAGCAAAtcagaggaagaggaagatgaGCCAAAGGAGCAGACGCCACCTAAGaagatatcaaaaaaatctGCAAAGCAGAGTTCAGCGGTTAAAGGTGCAGAGAAAGTTACGCCTAGCAAAAAGAGCACCCCTGCAAAGCCTGTCAAAAGTCCAGTAAAATCTACCAAAAATACTTCTGGCTCATCATCAAAAAGGGGCGCTAAAGATACTGATGGAAGTTCCAGTTCTGTTTCTAAATCAAAGGTATCTGCATCTAAGAAACTTAAGGTTGAAAAGGAAAACCCTAAGGACCGAAGCGCTTCGTCCAAGGACAAGGTCACTGGCAAGAAGCAGTCGACTAAGTCCCCATCAAAGGATACTGCAAAAGATCAAG GTAAAGTCAAGTCTAACAAAAGGGCCAAGGCAGAACCCACCAGACAAGAGATGCATGCAGTTGTAGTAAATATTCTGAAGGAAGTGGATTTCAATACT GCAACTCTATCAGATATTCTCAGACAGCTTG GTACCCACTTTGGCATAGATCTAATGCATAGAAAAGCGGAAGTGAAGGATATTATTACAGATGTGATAAATAGCATgtctgatgatgaagaagaaggtgaAGGGGAGGACGCGGAGGATAATGCTGAGGGTGGTGATGATGCAGATAAAGATGCTGACGAGGATGATGATTAG